The stretch of DNA TAATGAGCTTTAAGTAAGAAAAGTCTATGAACAAATGCATATCATGATATATTGATTTAATATAAACAATTGATGCGGTAAGTTTTTATCATCCTAAAGATAAAGGCACTAAAATCcgtgttaatatatatatattaggattAGGAGTACGCGTAATTGGACCTCCTTTTTACATATCTTTATTGGGACCCTATTCACCTCATTGAGTGAATTGAgaaataaatttgattgtccatttctttgatatatatCAGATATTGCATTCtccacataattcaaattaaAGCAATTGGATAAGAGGAACTCCCGAGGATTTGGCAATCTCAAATATGTCGATATTGATAGGTGTAtgtttgtgtgtatatatatatatttcacaatcATTTGAAGTATCTTAAAAATTCCAATTGATATCATCAAGCACCTTTGGACCAAAATAAAGCTCGTTTTAGATAAGTGATCCATGGACTAAAGTTGGAATTGATAGTTGACCTGGTCCAAAATTTCCATCTTCATGCGCACAATACAAAGGGTGACAAATTAAGGTCCACATTCAAAATTGTCTCCTTTCAGAGATATTTATACAAGTTTTGGTTGGTAACACTAATCTCCTCGGTACTTTATGATATTATTGTATAAGGTAAAATCGGTTTATATTAAATGTTCGAATGATTACATGACACGTGAAATTGGAGGCAGATGGAAGATGAAGCGAGtgaaaaccaaaaccgagtaCAACAGTTTCGGTTGGTATCGGGTAGATCCCGAAAGGAACGCAGTCAACGGAGGCAAATAAATATTTATCGTCGGatggcatttaatgaagaatattcatCCGTATTGGATATGCAGTCGTtgtagagaattttggcattcgtAGCCTGctattacatattcatcaatggtcccttttattgtcatttaagaggggcttgatcctagaatTTTGTTCCCtaagtatagctataaatagtggtTTCAACAACAATTGTAACATACGAAAtctctgacaaacttatgctacatattattctcaagctaaataatactttattttctatcTAACATTGTTCTTATTGTTGTcttcggaagccttgctcccTGAACCAAGTTATCGGCtatttatctcgatttcaacgctaagtcttatatttttatttaatttatttattattttgggatcaaatcaatTCGCTTGTCTATGAACCACgcaacaaattcaattgtaccattatacgggtaaacagtttggcacccatcGTAGGGCTTAGACAGCTGCGTAATTTAGGATTCGATCAGTGACACCCACAACGAGGAGGACGTAGCAACTCCAGTTCATGGTGGGCATTATCCTTGACATATGCAGGAGACAACTCTTGACGACGCTGAGGACGAGCATGTTGCGGGAACAGTAAGGATTTTGAGGGAGCAGCAAAAGGCCATCATGGGCCTTCTCTCAAGGCAAGACCAAGCCATGAAGGAACTGAAGTAGGCGTTATCAGGTGCTTCCAACAACGTGATGGAAGACGCCCTGCTCCACCCGGTTCTCCTGCAAATCAACCAGCTCAAAGGGTTGATTACACCCCCAAGGCAAAGATCGACTTTGACAGAGCCGGGGGGATTGGTTGTGGATCCGATAACGATAACAGCAACGATCCCTTCAAAATCAAACTCATGAGGTTCATGAGGGAAATGAACGAGCGGATGGATCAGAACCCGAAAGATTTCCATGCCTGAATGGACCAAATTTTGGacgcaccaccaatattgaagggcctgAACTCGAAGAAGTACACCCAATTGCCGTTCAAAACGAGCGCAACACCAGAATTGATTCCGAAACGGTTCAAAATGCCGGGCATaccgaagtatgatgggacttcaaaCCCTCAGGAGCACATGACAACATATACAACGGCGGTGATAGGAAACGACTTGGCCCAACATGAGATTGAGTCAGTCCTACTGAAGAAATTCGGGGAAACCCTTACGATGGGGGCCTTGACATAGTATTCACTCCTACCCGAACTCTCGATCGATTCCTTTGAAATGCTTATAGATTCTTTCATCAACGCCCATGTCGGGGCCAGAAAGGTCCAGGCCTGAAATGCGAACATATTTAGAATTTTACAAGGAAAGTCTGAATTGTTGCGTGAGTTCGTGATCAGGTTTCAGAAAGAAAGGATGCTGTTACCGGTCGTGCCAAATAAATGGGAAGCTGAGGTATTTACTAAGGGGTTGAACCCGAGGAGCTCTGACACTTCccgaaagttgaaagaaagcttGCTTAAGTTCCAAGCAACCACATGGGTGAATGTTCATAACCGTTATCAATCAAAGATAAGGATAAAAGATGATCAGCTCGGGTTCCCGGCATCAACTAAGGGTCAGGATCGAGAAAAGAACAGGGATAAATCAAAAGATGAGTTTGATACGGATCGGAGAACTTTTATGGGCCGAAGGATGCAACAGCAAGGGATTCCGATCGGTGCATAGGTTCTCCCCCGATAGAAGAGCTGATCGTGGCCGGAATAACAGGTCGTTATAGGACAAAAATGTATCCAGTTCCCGGGATTCCACTTATCCCATGCTATCTGAATATAATTTCAATGTTAGCGTAATGGAGCTGGTATCGACAATGAGAAACATCAAGGAGGAACGGTTCCCGAGGACGATGAGATCCGATCCAAGCCAAAGAGATCCTAATTTAttgtgcgaatatcatgggacTAATGTCCACCGAACTAGGGACTGCCGGCATCTGCACGAGGAGGTGGCAATGTTTCTAAAGAATGGAcatctcagagaattcttaagcgatcaGGCTTAAGAAAGAGGAAGACCCTCCTCGACTAACTATCTACATTATTTTCGGGGGGAACGAGATCAATGGTGTAACTTTCTCGGCATCCAAGAAGACAAAGGTATTAGTGACTCGTAGAAAGAGGCTCCGGGAAGTCGCCGAGTACGACATCACCTTCACAAAAGAAGACGCCGATGGACTTCTTCTGTCGCACAAtgatgccctggtaatttctcttaacatTATAGATTTCAatattaaacgtgttttggttgaCCCATTAAGTTGATCCAACATCATTCGATGAAGAGTACTGGAACAGGCCAAGCTAAtcggaagcatcattccggccaAGCTAACCGAACTCATGAGGTTCATGAGGGAAATGAAAGAGCGGATGGATCAGAATGCGAAAGAGTTCCACGCCTGAATGGACCAAATTCTGGACGCACCACCAATGCTTGAGGGCCCGAAATTGAAGAAGTACACCCAATTGCTGTTCAAATCAAGCACAACACCAAAATTGATTCTGAAACGGTTCAAAATGTTGGGCATACCAAAGTATGATGGGAATTTGGACCCTCAGGAGCACATCGCAACTTATACAATGGCGGTGAAAGGAAACGACTTAGCCCAACATGAGATTGAGTCGGTCCTGCTGAAGAAATTCGGGAAACCCTCACGAAGGGggccttgacatggtattcactccTACCCAAACTCTAGATCGATTTCTTTGAAATactcgcagattctttcatcaaggcccatgccggggccaggaAGGTCCAGGCCCGAAAGGCGGACATATTCATAATTTTGCAAGGAGAGTCTAAATTGCTGTGTGAGTTTGTGATCAGGTTCCACAAAGAAAGGAGGTTGTTACCGTCCGTGCCAGATGAATGGGAAGTTGAGGTATTTACTAAGGGGTTGAACTTGAGGAGCTCCGACACTTCCCGGAAGCGGAAAGAAAGCTTGTTCAAGTTCCAAGAAACTACATAGGAGAATATCCATAACCGATATGAATCAAAGATAAGGATAGAAGATAATCAGCTCGGGTTCCCAGCATCAACTAAGGTTCGAGACTGAGAAAAGAACAGGGATAAATCAAAAGATGAGTGTGATACGGATCGGAGATCTTCTCTGGGCCGAAGGATGCTACAACAAGGGATTCTGATCTGTGGATAGGTTCGCCCCCGATAGAAGTGTTGACCGCGACCGGAATAACATGTCATTGTAGGACAAAAAGGTATCCAGTTCCCGGGATTCCACTTATCCCAGGCTGTCTGAATATAATTTCAATGTTAGTGTAGTGGAGCTGGATTCAACAATGAGAAACACGAAGGAAGCACGGTTCCCGAGGATGATGAGATATGATCCCAGCTAGAGAGATCCTAAtttaatgtgcaaatatcatgggacTAATGTCCACCGAGCtagggactgccgacatctgcgTGAGGAGGTGGCAGTGTTGTTAAAGAATGTCCATCTCAGGGAATTCTTAAGCGACCAGGCTAAGAACAATTACGGCCGCAGTCGAGACAACGTTGAATCCTCAAAGATAGAGGAAGACACTCCTTGACTAACTATCGACATTATTTTGTGGGAGAACGAGATGAACGGTTTAACTTTCTCGACAGCCAAGAAGATAAAGGTATCAGTGACTCATAGCAAGAGGATCCAAAAAGTCGCCGAGGATGACATCACCTTTAGGGAAGAAAATGACGATGGACTTCATCTATCGCACAACGATGCCCTAGTAATTTCTCTTAACGTTTTAGATTTcaagattaaacgtgttttggttgaCCCAGGAAGTTGATCCAACATCATTCAATGAAGAGTACTGGAACAAGCCAAGCTAACCGGAAGCATCATTTCGGCAACAAAGCTTCTCGTTCGGTTTAActtagcaagtgtgacaaccAGAGGGGAGATTTTGCTGCACACGAATGTCGAAGGGGTCACGAAGAGCACCTTATTTGAAGTGGTGGACGGCGACATGGGCTATAACATAATTTTTGGCAAACCATGGTTACATGAGATGAAAGTTGTgccatcaacatatcaccaaaTGCTGAAATTCCTGACTTCAGAGGGAATCAAACAAATAAGAGGGGATCCATCGGCAACAAGGAAAATGATCACGGTGTCGGTTTCCAGCAGCAAAGGGAAGGAACTCAacgcatagcaattacaggaaccgatgcCTACTCCCGAACCAAGCAAAGATAACAAAGGGGATGAGGAGTCGGAATCCTACAAGGTACCAAAATAGTTTCAGGTACCGGAGGAAATAGACGCGACCAAGTCCAAGACACAAGAACTCGAACAAGTGGCTTTGTTCAAAAAATTCCTAGAGAGGAAATTTCACTTGAGGACTAGACTAAACCCCGAGATCATGTTAAGACTAATTAATTTCCTTAAAACTAATGTTGATTATTTCGCATGGTCGAACAAAGATATGACATGTATCCCACTAGAGATGGTcgtgcacaagctaagcctgggcCCAAGCATCCCACCGGTAAGGCAGAAGAAGCGCTAAATAGCCGAGGTCAGAAATAGGTTTGTCAAAAAAGAGGTAACTTGCTTACTTGACATTGGTTCAATCTGGGAAAGTATcccgactggctagctaatgtagttgtagttctgaaaaagaataataaattttgaatgtgcgtagattataaatatttgaataaggCGTGCCTGAAAGACTCATTTCCATTGCCAAACAtttatcaaatgattgatgcaatggCCGGACACGAGTTGATaagtttcctcgatgcctattccgggtacaatcaaaatAAGATGAACCCGAAGGATCAGGAAAAGATTTTGTTCTtaacgaactttggcacatattgttataatgtgatgcccttcgggcttaaAAATACTgaagccacttatcagaggctcgtgaaaaaaatattcaaaaaataaatacGTAAAAAAATGGAaatatacatagatgatatgctagTCAAGTCTTTGAATCCTGGTGAGCATTTAAAAAACATCCAGGAAACATTCGACATCttaaggaagcacaacatgaagctcaaccccgacaAATGTGTGTTTGGAGTTAGCTCTGGTATAATTTTGGGTTTCCTagtgtcacaaagggggatcgaagTCAATCCCAAAAATATTAAAGCCATCGAGGACATCCCAGATGAGCTGAAAAGCgtgaaagaagtccaaaggctaACCGAAAGACTAGCCGCCCTAACCAGGTTCATTTCTCGATCTTTagaaaaatgtcatcacttcttctcatttttgaagaagaagaagaacaacttcgaatggaaTCCAGAATGCCAACAAACCTAAAAATACCTGAAACGGTATCTATTGCTAATATACTTagcggtctcggaggtagcgCTAAGTGTCGTTCTAGTCCGGGAGGACAAAGGTACTCAATctcctatatattatgttagcaaaAATATTTCGGTAGAAAAAACTCATTATCCATACCTCAAAAAATTGGCCTTATCTCTCTTTGTTGCCTCTTGAAAGCTTAGTtcttattttcagtgtcaccctaTAGCTGTGGTGACAAACTTTCCCCTGCGGAATGCCCTTTACAAACCTGAGTTGTTAGGTACACAGGCCAAATGGGCAGTTGAAATTAGTGAACCTGATATTGATTATAAGCCCAGGACTGCgatcaaatcacaagttttggccgtcTTCGTGGCCAATTTTACTCTTGGGCTACTGCCTTTGGCCACAAAAGAAGTGGTGATGGTGTCAGAAATGACATCAGGAATTTGTACCCTGTTCACGaatggagcttccaatgtgaaagggtctgGACTCGAGGTGGTCCTAATCACGCCTACGAGAGAAACCTTAAGGCAGGCCATAAAAACTATTcctttgactaacaatgaagttgAGTATGAAGCATTGATTGCAGGGcacgaattggcccggggacttgactccaaggtcatagaaatcaaatgtgattcgcaGCTGGTGGTAAACCAAGTTTATGGGATCTTTGACACAAAGAAGGAACGCATGCAGCAGTAtgtgattaaagctcaaactttGCTCACACGGTTCAGAGAGTGGTCGATCACCCACATCCCGGGAGAGGAAAATGTagaagcagatgcattagccaACTTAGGGTCGTCCATAGAGATGAATGGATCAGATTCTGGTACTGTCGTACAGATCATACATTCAGTACTGGATGCGGACGACTATTGTAAAGTAAATACGACAAACCTAGTCTAGaactggaggaatgagatcatcgaTTACCTTCAGCACATCAAGTGGCCCGAAGACCTGAAGGCATCATGAGCACTTAGCACCAAAGTAGCTCGCCATAGCTTCTAGGGGGCAGCTATATAGAAGGTCATTCCAAGGCCTGTTGGCTCGATGTTTTGGAGCCTCGAAGGTATATTACGTCATGAGAGAGATTTATAAAGGAATTTGTTGGTCCTAAAATTAGTTAGGGTTGAATCTTACTAGCCCCGGATGGAGCAAGATCCGAAGGCATTCGTTCAGTAATGCGACAAGTGTCAGCACCACACATAGTTGGTACACCAACCGGTAGAAATCTTGCATTCGGTATTGCCCCCATGgacatttatgaaatggggaatgaataTAGTTGGACCGCTGTCGCCGGGTCCCGGGAAGGTAAGATTTCAATTAATTTTAACCGACTATTttactaaatgggttgaggcaggTCCCTGCCAAAGGATTGGTGAGCGCGAAATAGTGATTTCCTGTTTCGAAAAACATAATTTGCTGATTTGGAATACCGAAGAAGATTGCCTACGACAAGGGGCCACAGTTCATAGGTTCTAAGGTCACAAATAGGATGTCAGAATCACATCTTCGCCataccatccgagcgcaaatTGGCAGGTGGAATCAACCAAtaaggtgattattcaaaactTCAAAAAGAAGTTGCAAGCATCCAAAGGCAAGTGGACCGAAGAGTTACCGAGTGTTTTGTGGGCATACCGGACGATGACCAAGTCAAGCACGGGAGAGACGCCTTTCTCTCCAGTATACAACACATAAGATCTAATCCCTTTGGAAGTAGGAAAACCGATGTTGCGGTACTTTTGGGCGAATGAAGAAGCAAATAATGAAGCATTGCTGGTCAAATTGCAGCTGCTTGACAAACGCAGGGACTTGACTCACATACGGATGGTGGCCCAGAAACAAAGAATAGAAAGATACTATAAACGAAGGGCCAATATATGCTACTTTAAAGTGGGAGATTTGGTTTTGAGGACAGTGACTCAGAACACACGGGAGCTCTACATGGGGAAGCTAGGTCCGACTTGAGAAGGCCCCTATtgggtttcagctgtcaccggaaaaggatcatacaaactaGAGAACCAAGATGGAGTCAAATTgccaagcaactggaacgtgAATCACCTCAAAAGATCTTACTACTGATGGATCTTgcttatactgaaagtatgtgctgcactctttttccctccgCCCACTTTTTGTCCCAACTGAATTTTTCTGgaaaggtttttaacaaggcagtAACGAAAAGATTTATACGAAATAAGCATCATCAACAAagttaagacctttaaatgaaaAGGCACTGAAACAACAAGCTGCTAGGGGATGgttagatcatctttgactcaaTAGAAAAGTTCCTAACGGGAAACGAAGCTTGAGATCGAAgcaaagattatccaaccattcactatGTTTTTCCTCCAAGGATcaagacttctagtgttccagttcgcattcttcgcattcgaacactgggggaatAGTATGGGAATACAACAACGTGATTGTCACAAAAACTGGGACTACGAGACCCATAAACAATAATGTCTCATCGGAACCGGGGACTGCACAGCTAGCCCCATAGAAAAAGATTGTACAAAGTAGCCACATGTATTGACAATTTCTTTTCTTTAAGAAAATGAATGCTCATGTATGTTTGTATATAGAAAGAATAAAatgaagtccttttatttttatcttatttcttgtccaaacgatgaattgattttatcatttgaaagttaactaAGAACTTCAAAATGCTAGTGCCAGAATGAACAGGacacgtcctcttcaagagcaccgtaaacaaaAGAGGGCCCTCTCTTTTGAAACCCTCACAGTAAGGGGTTAGTTCCGGAAGAGTTTATGTCGGAACCCAAATGCTATCGGTGGAATATACACCTGAAGCCTTGCCTAATTTGAcgcaaaaagaataaagtttgcACAATGCTTAAACAAAAAGTACTTTTATTTATCAAACATGCCAAGTGGCATaaatacaaaagtacaaaaggaaaacaacaaaggaaaagaaagcaaaaaggCTAAACTACGTCGCCACCGGAACTGGGGGGAAGAGAAGCATTTTCGCCCCCAGGAGAAGTAGGCGAATCTTTCGCCGGTGCAGTATCTTGGCCTTCATCGTTATTCTCTTGAAGTTCCTCCTCGGTTCATGAGAATTTAGAACTGGTGCTAGAAGAGTCGGTTTTATCAGGCTGAACCGGGAGACGTTCTCGAGCTGTTAACTCCAGCGTTCGGGCCTTGGCGATctcatcatcaatatcaataatgCCCGCTTTGGgatcttccaaggtttttcttctCATGTGGTACATATAATGTGTTTTTTCACTAATAGGGAATCCCCTTGGTGGTGAAGTTTTTCTTTAAGCCTATCAATCTCGGTCAAAAGGCCATCCCGCTCTGATCTCATGGCGTTGAGGCTAAGGTCAAGATCACGGATTGTGGATATGTGAACCTTATTTTGTTCCATGATCTTCTTATACCTATCTTCCATCCGGGCACACTTCTCCTCTACAACATCAGCCTCTTCAGATTTGGATATCAAAGTTGCCTCCAAATTATTTGCTCATTCGATGGAGGCAGACTCGCGCTCGGTAGCAGCAAGAGCAACATCCTGAGATTCAGCCCACTTAGCCTTTGCATCTTGAGGTTGTGCATGTAGCTGAGTGGCTTCTTGGTTGTGATACATCACATCCTACTCACTCTGTTGCAATTGGGCCTCATGCTCGGCCGCTTCAACAGCCTTCGCTTCTAAAATCGAGAGGCGGGTAGCGATTTGGTTCCTCTTGACCAACAGTTGATCTTGTTTAGGGGTGGAcatcggtcggttcggttcggttgtGAATGGTATCAGTTCAGCATATCAGTTATCGATTTTTAAATATGCTAAACCGATAAGCACATCGATAAGATATCGGATGTCGGATAGTCGGTTATCGATTCTTATTGGTTTGGTTATTGGTTTAACTGATAACAGTAAAAAATAtccaaaaatttcatattttattgtAGAAATCGTGATCATACTATTATGAGGAAGGAGCTGGATTTTTGCTCTTAAGAAAAGAGGGATTAAATTTCAACTTTAGAAAAAGAAAACTTTCTTTGCATTTGGAAATCCTAATGAATGatctaaattttcaaaattataAGTTAGTAAAAGTAAGGAATAAAACATTCAACAATCTAATCTTACTAACTATCTCTCTGCGGGCAAGCATAATTcacatgaaaataataaaatcttaatcttatagaTACTAAAGAATGAGTGCAACAAaagaaacaaatagaaaaattaaaaatctgAACAATTGATTCTTTTAAAGTTTAGAACTAAAAATCTTAATTGAAGAATTAAGATGCGAAATttagaaaagtttaaaacttactcTAAGGATTAAGGTCTGAAGATGAAGAGTAACTGCCGAGAGATAttgagagaatgagagaatgaAGCCATAAGCTGGCTTTATATACTTAGTGGGTAAAAGTTTAATTTTGTTAAAGTTTATTGGGCTATCAGTTAAACTGTTAAAAAAATTGGGCAAACCGAGACCCGAACTGAAAATCTAATAGTCAAATAACATTAAACCGCTATCGCACTATTTACCCAATAATCCGATATTGATAACCCAATAACATTTTATAGGTTCGGGCTATCGGTTATACCTGATATATTTACCTAATAACCCAATGTCGATAACCCTAATCTCATTCTGATATAATTCCTTCTTTTTCAAGGATCAATCTCTGAAGGCCCTCGAAAGCGAGAAAGTTGGCCTATAAAAAAAGTATCAATGTCAAAAACCCTATTGTAATAGATGAAGAGAAACAAGCAGTAAAAAGAACAAGTACAATACCGCTGCTACATTGTGCATGGAGCTATTTATCATAcaccctccccccccctccccccaaaagagagtgtattttcttcttatctttttCTGAAGGGAGCAGCTTCAGGTAATTGGCGAGCTCCACCGCCCTGGACAGCAGATGGCACTTCTTTGAGACTGAGACAGAGAGGCTCCTCCTCCTCCTTTGGGGATCTGCAGAAAGGGGTGAATAGTTATGCCCCAAACTCCCATGGTCAAGGGACTGGGGAGGAGGGACATCTTCCTCTCGGGCATCTCCGGTCGGAGGAGGGgggatgtagcagttgctggtgatgAAGGTATAGCTGGTGTGGAGGGAGATGAAGTTGATGGTGTTGAAAGTTAAGAAGCAGCTACGGTAGGGGCAGTGCTATTTGTTTGTTTCCTACCAACCGAAGGTAGAAGAGACCCAGTATTCGGCCTCATAGGACCGAAAGTAACAACTGGGACCAGAAAGGAAGAATCAACATTCTCCAC from Nicotiana tomentosiformis chromosome 11, ASM39032v3, whole genome shotgun sequence encodes:
- the LOC138901972 gene encoding uncharacterized protein, which gives rise to MSSLLLIFEEEEEQLRMESRMPTNLKIPETCHPIAVVTNFPLRNALYKPELLGTQAKWAVEISEPDIDYKPRTAIKSQVLAVFVANFTLGLLPLATKEVVMVSEMTSGICTLFTNGASNVKGSGLEVVLITPTRETLRQAIKTIPLTNNEVEYEALIAGHELARGLDSKVIEIKCDSQLVVNQVYGIFDTKKERMQQYVIKAQTLLTRFREWSITHIPGEENVEADALANLGSSIEMNGSDSGTVVQIIHSVLDADDYCKVNTTNLV